The Zeugodacus cucurbitae isolate PBARC_wt_2022May chromosome 4, idZeuCucr1.2, whole genome shotgun sequence genome includes the window AAGCGGAAATGCCGGTGTTGGCCTTAATCCAATCCAAGTAGCTGGTCACACGGGTGAAAGCAGCTGGATAACCCTTAGCACAGCCGGCACGAGCTCCGAAGGAAGTCAAACCGATTTGTACATTGGAGGATACAGCAACCAATGGGCCACCAGAGTCACCATTGCAAGTGGACACACCACCGTCGGTGGAGATACAGATGTTGGAAGCTGTCACAGACGAAGTGCCATAAGTCTTAGCACAGACAGAGTTGGCAACAATTGGTACGTAAGCATAACGCAATTCGTTTGTCACAGCGGTAGCTGAATCACTGATGCGTCCCCAACCGGAGGCAATAGCGGTTTCTCCAACATAGGTCGAGTAGGAGTTCGAGATTGAGGGCAATTGCACGGGTTGTACACGGCTGGAGTAGGAAACGGCTGGGATCTTGATGAGAGAAATGTCGTTCTTCAATTTTTTGGAATTCCAAGCTTCGTGGATGATAATATCGCTCTTGGATACGGTGAATTGAATTTCGGCTGATGTACGGACAGTTGCGCCCAAGTAGACTGTCACGGCTTGAATACTGCAA containing:
- the LOC105213942 gene encoding serine protease 1-like; amino-acid sequence: MKFLVVFTLLLASAYASPVLYQRQLEADVLEDSLEGRITNGQLASPGQFPYQVGLSLKVNALSSAWCGGSLIGQNWVLTAAHCTDGIQAVTVYLGATVRTSAEIQFTVSKSDIIIHEAWNSKKLKNDISLIKIPAVSYSSRVQPVQLPSISNSYSTYVGETAIASGWGRISDSATAVTNELRYAYVPIVANSVCAKTYGTSSVTASNICISTDGGVSTCNGDSGGPLVAVSSNVQIGLTSFGARAGCAKGYPAAFTRVTSYLDWIKANTGISA